The sequence below is a genomic window from Synergistaceae bacterium.
CCCCCCCCCTCGTGTCTGCATAAGGAATCCAATTGCCTTAGACGAAAGATTGACCCTCAAAAATTTTTACTCCGACGAACTTCAAAGCGATTACAACGCAATTTACAGAACGAGGGGCGAAATCATGAAATTTTTTGATAAAACTTTTTTGCCCGCAGGTTTTCGCGTAACTGATGAGGGATTTATGTTTGATAGTCCCGAACTCAATAACCGCAAAGAGACAACGCAGTATTATTATATTCTCGAACGCTGAATCATGAAGACTAGAAAATTTATATTTGATCTTGACGGCACTGTAACATCACAGGAGACTCTGCCGTTAATAGCCTCACATTTCGGAGTTCAGGAAGAAATTGAGAATCTTACTAGACTCACAATCAGGGGCAACGTGCCATTTATAGAGAGTTTCATTAAGCGCGTTCATATTCTCGGAAAATTGCCGGTCAGTGAAATAAATGACTTGCTCGAAAAAGTGCCGCTCTATGAAAAATTGCACTCGTTCATTCTTGCAAATCCTGAGAAATGCGTTATTGCTACTGGTAATCTTAGCTGCTGGGTTAATAAATTATTAAATAAAGTCAGCAATAATATAATTTCTTTCTGTTCTGAAGCAAGTATTATAAATAATCAGGTCTCACGCTTGAATAGCATTCTCAAGAAAGAAAATGTAGTAACTCGTTACAAGGGCGAGGGCTGCGAGGTTATTTATATAGGCGACGGAAATAATGATCTTGAGGCTATGAGACTGGCAGATATTTCAATTGCGAACGGGATAACTCATGACCCTGCAAATAGTATTCTGGGAACTTCAGATTATGTGATTTACACGGAGGAAGCACTATGCAGACAGCTAAATCAGTTATTATAAGCTGCGCGGGAATTGGCTCACGTCTTGGACTGGCTACTACAAAATCACTCGTTGAAATTAACGGCTTAACTGTGATTGCTAGATTGCTGAAATCTTTACAGGACGTTCAAGATATAAGAATAGTAATCGGCTATCAGGCTGGCGACGTAATAAACGAGGTCAAGCATTACAGACCTGACGCAATTTTTTGCTATAATCACGAATATTTTACGACTAAGACCGGAGCAAGTTTTTATCTAGGTGCAAGACACGGCAATAATTACTCAATCGAGATAGACGGCGATTTATTGATTCACCCTGACGACATGAAAATGTTGCTTGAACAAAGCGGCGAATGGATTGCTTATTCTGAAATTTCGTCAGATGATGCTATGTTCGTGCGTGTTGACAGTGAGGGCAATGTTTTATCTTTCTCGACCGAGTCAGGCGATTACGAATGGACGGGGCCGGCTTGTGTAATGCGTAATAGACTCCGTTATGCTTCCGGACATGTTTATAATATGCTTGAGCCGTTATTGCCCATGAAGGGAATCAAGATTCGCGCCTGTGATATTGATACTTATGACGACTATAAACGAGCAGCAGAATTTATTAAAAGCTGGGAGGCTTAAAGATTGAATTTTGTTATAGGAATTGTCGGCGGCATGGGATCATTTGCTACACTTGATTTTTTCAGGAGGATTCTATATGCGTTCCCTGCTGTTAAAGAATGGGAGCGGCCAAGAGTCTTAATTGATAATTACTGCACTATGCCCAGCAGAGTCAGAGCGATTTTATATAATGAACGTAAACAAGAATTAATTTGCGATTTATGCGAGTCCGTAAAAAATTTATTGCGTTCAGGTGCTGATAAAATAATATTTGCCTGTAATACTTCACACGTTTTTATTCCTGAAGTAACAGCACGAGTCCCCGAATGCGCAAATAAAATTATTCACATAATAGACTCGTGTGCTGCTGAAATACGTAATTTATGCAAGGGG
It includes:
- a CDS encoding NTP transferase domain-containing protein, translated to MQTAKSVIISCAGIGSRLGLATTKSLVEINGLTVIARLLKSLQDVQDIRIVIGYQAGDVINEVKHYRPDAIFCYNHEYFTTKTGASFYLGARHGNNYSIEIDGDLLIHPDDMKMLLEQSGEWIAYSEISSDDAMFVRVDSEGNVLSFSTESGDYEWTGPACVMRNRLRYASGHVYNMLEPLLPMKGIKIRACDIDTYDDYKRAAEFIKSWEA
- a CDS encoding aspartate/glutamate racemase family protein; translated protein: MNFVIGIVGGMGSFATLDFFRRILYAFPAVKEWERPRVLIDNYCTMPSRVRAILYNERKQELICDLCESVKNLLRSGADKIIFACNTSHVFIPEVTARVPECANKIIHIIDSCAAEIRNLCKG
- a CDS encoding HAD family phosphatase, which gives rise to MKTRKFIFDLDGTVTSQETLPLIASHFGVQEEIENLTRLTIRGNVPFIESFIKRVHILGKLPVSEINDLLEKVPLYEKLHSFILANPEKCVIATGNLSCWVNKLLNKVSNNIISFCSEASIINNQVSRLNSILKKENVVTRYKGEGCEVIYIGDGNNDLEAMRLADISIANGITHDPANSILGTSDYVIYTEEALCRQLNQLL